TTTGCGGAAAAGCGATTTCTCGCGGCGGATTTAAACTATAATCGATCGTTTCCCGTGGAACACATGTTACGTTCCCCGCCATGCTATCGATTCTTCCACCTAGAAGCAACCGACGTTTATCAATTATTCAGGTTTTCGATGATCGACTATGGCCATACAAATTTTCCTATTCGCGTGAAACGCGGACTCTCGCGAGCCAACTGCACAGTTGGAAACTGCCAAAACCGATACATTACTAGAAAATACAACTTCATCCGAAACTTAATTGCCCCGTTCTCACTGCGTCCAATGTCTCGTTCGATCGTTTTAAACGGTCCTTGGTTGCGTAATATGTCTGCTTCGCCGATGATTATGAAAGTGGCTCAAGTCAAGGAACCaacaaaaaaaattcgaggcgtggtatacagagtgttctctggtctgggaaaaattttaaaaagagattctagggaccaaaataagacgaaaatcaagaataccaatttcttgactgaggcttcgttaaaaggctattaaaaaattaaattaaaaaatttcaaatcattctgaaaaaattattttcggttgtaggaatcaattacagtcatttttggtcattagacataaccttgaATTCTTATccactttagagaaaaaaattcgagaaggtcgtgctattttttgacgaaataaaaaaatttcaaatccttctggaaaaattattttcggttgcaggggtcaattacaatcattttttatgaatagacataccctcgaaatcctacccagtttctagaaaaaaattcgagaagtgaaatttttcgacaaaataaaaaaatttcaaatcgttctaaaaaaattattttctgttgcgggggtcaatgacgatcatttttggtcattagacatacctccgaaatcctacccagtttctagaaaaaaattcagtatcgaaactttaaacgttaataaccttttaagcaagcctctagaatcttccattacaatttttcccaggggtggccgaacaccttgtatataaaaGAAGCGAAAGGCCAGAGTTTTCGTGAAATATTTCGCGGTTTCCGCGAGAAATCATTGCAATAATGGACGTCGTCTAGGACCGCGACGAGGTTCGTAATTTATGCGTGTCGTCTGTCGTCCGGCAGGATAATTGCTTTCACGGTTTGACGAACGTTCTTGGCGTAAATCATAACATGCGACGTTTGTGTCGCGTTACTGTTCTTGGAACGATTCACGGTATCGTGGAACGTTTCTTCACCAAACGTTAAGAATGTCACGCCGAGAGTTGgacatacatatatttttttgttttgtcCGTTACTGCGAGCGTTAGTGAAACTCGAGTCCATCAGATATTTCCCTCGACTCGAATTTAGCACGAAGCGAAAACGATTACGTGCTAGTGCGAACGGTTGTTACGATACGTTTCCGTGGACGTCGTATTAACTTTGCACAATGCATCGATTTTCTCGTACCATACGCGCTCGTTCGCTCGTGGAAAGTTGCTCTATTCTGTGACTTTTCGTATAATATCCACCCTTACGATACACTTTCGTATTTACAGCCAGTCTCGTGCATAAGTAAGCTCTATAAAAGACCCAAGACTTGGACGTTTAAATCGCGGACGAAAGGCTGTAGAATTTTTCTAGTGTAATTTTCGAACCATATTTGCCCTCTTTAGGTATCAATTTTAAAAGAAGGTTGAAACACTTTATTGGGTCGAATCGAAATAATACGCCTTTACACTACCTTTTATATATCGTGTAATTTTGTGAGGTGTAACAAGCGTGTTATTATTCGTCCGTCGATCAATTCGTTGAACGAAACAAGCACAAAGTGCGATTTTTGACTTCAGAAAGCTTTGAAAGCGTTTCGCCTCTCCGGCGAACCCATGGTTTATCGCGTTTCGCGGTTACAGGAGCTACGTGTTTATTTTTCGATCCAGCAACCTTGAAGCACCGAGCTTGCGTAGCTTCGAGATTCCAGATTCGAGGAACGAGATCGTGCAAGAGATTTTAAACAGGATGTTTGCAGGATTCGATGTATCGCGACATATTCTCCGGAGATATGTTTCGGCTTTGGATATTTTTGGACCAACGGAACTCCCCGAGCAACCTAGTTTCGCTTAAAGAATGTGTCGTTGTAACGCGTTTATCGCGAGATCGTTGTATTTCCAATCTCTGTCGATTGCTGCTCAAAACCGAGTACAGTCTTCTATTATGTATATCGCGCGGAAGAACCCCATCGAAATTATCGAGATTCGAGGCGATTCTAGGTGATTCGAGGCAAGGATTTTGCAACGAAACTCGAAAATCTCGCGATGTCTGTCTGGCGGATAGGTTTCTATTAAAAGTGTATGACGCTCTGTCCTTCGCGCACGTCCACCTGATCGATAATGTATTTACAAAAGCCGTGTGGCATTTAGTGACATCATGTTTTGAAATAATATGCTTTCGCGGTAACTTGGCAGGGCGTTCAAAGCGTTTTTTCTCGAATGGAGGAAGCCAACGGCGCTCGCTCGAGGAGCCCACCGGCCGGCGACCGCCGCCAttcttttcttttcctctctTCGTGCGCGATTCGAACAGACTTGGATGAATCTAAATTTACGCGTCACGCTCGGCAACGGATCATTTGTCTGTCCTTCGAACATGTATTATCATTAATTCGAAACGAGCCCTGTCGAACGTGTATATTAACGATACAATAGGCGGATGGAGGAATCGTTCGAACGGCCTCGGTGAAAAATGTATTTGTTACCTACAAGTTGGGTAAGCATTTGTTACTATTAGACAAATGGACTAGCATTCTTCTCAGGCACTGGATAGATGTCCAGTCATCGTCTGCTGAGAAGCAGTAATTGTTTGCATCGTTACATGTGAAACAGAACAGTTCTGTGCAGCCATATTTACTTTTATATAGATTTCCATTTTGTTCGTTTATCGTGTCtaagtttattatttcgtatcgcGAATCAACAGTTACTATTCTGTTACTTTACTGTGCTGGTTCATTTTAACAGTTATCGACGGTAAGATTCTTTTAATCCGTTGATAATTGTCGGCACGATAACGTTGGACGTTGTGGTAAAACGGTCACTGTCGACGGACTGTTGCAGCCGACTTACCAGAATCGCGAAGCTATCGAGGAGACCATTGCTAAAAGCAGCAGCAGCGGCGGCGGTGGGAAAATGCCTTCGTTGAACAACAACCTATCGGAATTGGACACCTTATTGCAAGATCTGAGCAACGCGCGCTACAATGCGGATTATCAGGAAAGGGGTTAGCATTCTAAACTCTAGTAGCCAGATTTTCTTAGCACGCGTGTGCTGTCGTTCAGAGTCTTCGGGGTTCATAGAAAAAGAATCGCCCCAAATGGAATATAAACGTTACCCCTtgcaatataatataaatagtatacagggtgtcccgtaaatggtgtaagaaccggaaatgtggggtagctgagatgattctgaacaatttcctttgcaaaaatgtcggatggggcttcgtttttgaattattaacgattgCACCATTCGTCGAGAATTctttacttatacagggtgttcggacaaccatgggaaaaattttaatggaagattcttgagggcaaaataagacgaaaatcaagaatactaatttgttggtggaggcttcgttaaaaagttattaacaattaaattcaacaatttcaaatcgttctgcaaaaattattttcggttgcgggggtcaattgcaatcatttttggtcattacacatacccccgaaatcctacccacttttgagaaaaaaattcgagaagattgaaatttttcgacggaaaaaaaaaatttcaaatcgttctgaaaaaaatattgttagctgtgggtgtcaattacaatcatttttggtcattacacataccctcgaaatcctatccgctttcgagaaaaaaattcgagaagattaaaatttttcgacggaaaaaaaaaatttcaaatcgttctgaaaaaaatattgttagctgtgggggtcaattacaatcatttttggtgaatagacataccccagaaatcctacccactttcgagaaaaaaattcgagaagattaaaattttgcgacggaaaaaaaaaatttcaaatcgttctgaaaaaaatattgttagctgtgggggtcaattacaatcatttttggtcattacacatactcccaaaatcctacccacttttgagaaaaaaattcgagaagattgaaatttttcgacggaaaaaaaaatttcaaatcgttctgaaaaaaatattgttagctgtggggatcaattacaatcattttttatcattacacatacccccgaaatcttgcgcattttcgagaaaaaaattcagtacggacggaactttaaacgttaataactttttaacgaagcctccatcaacaaattggtattcttgattttcgtcttatttcggcctctagaatcccccattaaaatttttcccacgggtgaccgaacgccctgtatatgaGAACCTCTAATAATAACGCGCGCATGCTAGGAATTTGATATCTAATTTGACGATGAAATAATCGATCATCTTAGAGAATCGCGTGTCCTCGGGAGGAATGAATGGAGACTCGAATCCGATGCTTCGTTCTCCGAGTAGCATGTCAACCTCGAGGCCCACCGTCGACTCGTTGCTCGAAGAGTTGAGTACTGCGGTGCCAAACGGGTGAGCTTTTTCTCTATCGGAGGAATTATAGTTTCGGATTCCTAGCGGATATCGCTTATGAAAATTCGTGGTAGCCCTTGACCGAATCGAACGTAACCGTGAATTTCTTGATATAGAGATTACCCTCTCGATGGAAGAGTTAAGGTTACGATTCAGGAAACGTCTACGGAGATCCAACCGGTATACGATGGCTATCCTACGAGACAGCACGGATCGTTGAATCGCAGCGATACGCAGAAAGGCTACACCAACGGTCACACGGCGAGCAACGCTACCAAGGAGCTTGACGACCTGATGGCTTCTTTGTCCGAGTTTAAGGTACGATTCGAATCTAATCGGTGGTACACCACCCACCCGATTAATGGACACGGGTGCAATAAGCTTTTCTAATGTTTGCTTACTATTAAAGCCGATGTAGAATGAGAAAACAGCGCCGTTAAAACTACTTCTGCCCATTCTTGGCTCCCTAGGTTACCAAAATAACTTTCATTCCGCCATCTCACTACCCAGACCGTCGGTCTGCTCCTCCTTCTCTCCTTCGGTGTTTCCTTTTCCACGTCTCCTCCGATTTTTCGTGCCACCAGGGTGGGAAAATATAGAAGGTGGGGATTAATAGTGATCCAGAAAATCTCTCAAAGCTTTCAGCCAGTCTGCAAGCTCGCTTGTGCCAATCGACATCAGTCAACTCTCGCGGGTCCTTAAAGTTTCTTCGGTTAACGGTACCTTGACATTCTGGGGCTGAACGTTCTCGATACTTTAACCGATCCCATCGTGTCGGTTTTCCACAGCCTCTCTGCCTCTTTTACTACCGCAACGCTAACACTCATTTACGCTTGTTCTTTCGAAAATCGGTTACTCTGGTTGAAtataatatttgtttctttTAGATCAATAGCGGTTCCCATCAACATCAAACGGTAACCGACTCGCCATACGCGAAGCCCAACAAGGCTACCAAGAGCTCGCAGAGTCCGCTACCTCCCGAGGGCACGCAGACGCGAATTCACATTACAGAAACTCACACCACCCACCATTATCAACAGCAACTCGGAGAGCCTTATCCACCGCCGCCAGCAGCCACTCAAACCAAACAGAATCAATTGGATTCTATGCTAGGGAACCTCCAGGCAGACATGAGTCGTCAAGGTGTAAACACCACTCAGAAGGGATGCTGCAGCGCCTGCGAGAAACCTATCGTGGGACAAGTAAATAGATCCCGATGATCCAACTTTCAAACCTTGTTTCTCGTTCGCAGTGTCTCCCCTTACCTTGTCATTCTTACACCACACGAGTTCAGTGTACCAGGTATTAAAAGTCTATCGTTCAAAGTTGCTAAtaaaatgcatttaaaaaataacgcaCGACACGTGCTTTTAGCAGTTGGGGAACGACATTGAGGAACCTTCGAGACATGTGTGCACGTACGCTATCAGTGAAATGCGTTACACGTCCCTTTCTCGTTTCAGGTGATCACCGCTTTGGGGAAAACATGGCACCCCGAGCACTTTACCTGCACCCACTGCAACCAGGAGTTGGGAA
The Colletes latitarsis isolate SP2378_abdomen chromosome 14, iyColLati1, whole genome shotgun sequence DNA segment above includes these coding regions:
- the Pax gene encoding paxillin isoform X2 encodes the protein MEAEYESRMEIENLYQVYNTEKTERNLLSLDALLADLQNTVSSEGNHVGSNATPGYGSLNGARTTPYRSYDNRTSPLPPQSPTYQNREAIEETIAKSSSSGGGGKMPSLNNNLSELDTLLQDLSNARYNADYQERENRVSSGGMNGDSNPMLRSPSSMSTSRPTVDSLLEELSTAVPNGDYPLDGRVKVTIQETSTEIQPVYDGYPTRQHGSLNRSDTQKGYTNGHTASNATKELDDLMASLSEFKINSGSHQHQTVTDSPYAKPNKATKSSQSPLPPEGTQTRIHITETHTTHHYQQQLGEPYPPPPAATQTKQNQLDSMLGNLQADMSRQGVNTTQKGCCSACEKPIVGQVITALGKTWHPEHFTCTHCNQELGTRNFFEREGQPYCESDYHNLFSPRCAYCNGPILDKCVTALEKTWHTEHFFCAQCGKQFGEEGFHERDGKPYCREDYFDMFAPKCGGCERAIMENYISALNSQWHPDCFVCRDCRQKFQGGSFFDHEGLPYCETHYHAKRGSLCAGCHKPITGRCITAMFRKFHPEHFVCAFCLKQLNKGTFKEQNDKPYCHGCFDKLFG
- the Pax gene encoding paxillin isoform X4, with translation MAMDRTMYGKVDPGAIYQPYKITVKKGSPPGYALLADLQNTVSSEGNHVGSNATPGYGSLNGARTTPYRSYDNRTSPLPPQSPTYQNREAIEETIAKSSSSGGGGKMPSLNNNLSELDTLLQDLSNARYNADYQERENRVSSGGMNGDSNPMLRSPSSMSTSRPTVDSLLEELSTAVPNGDYPLDGRVKVTIQETSTEIQPVYDGYPTRQHGSLNRSDTQKGYTNGHTASNATKELDDLMASLSEFKINSGSHQHQTVTDSPYAKPNKATKSSQSPLPPEGTQTRIHITETHTTHHYQQQLGEPYPPPPAATQTKQNQLDSMLGNLQADMSRQGVNTTQKGCCSACEKPIVGQVITALGKTWHPEHFTCTHCNQELGTRNFFEREGQPYCESDYHNLFSPRCAYCNGPILDKCVTALEKTWHTEHFFCAQCGKQFGEEGFHERDGKPYCREDYFDMFAPKCGGCERAIMENYISALNSQWHPDCFVCRDCKKPVSGKSFYAMEGKPVCPKCVGVDDDEEEEEEEA
- the Pax gene encoding paxillin isoform X3, whose translation is MTDVMRPASPIAPVRLATIQKHARWEQYINALLADLQNTVSSEGNHVGSNATPGYGSLNGARTTPYRSYDNRTSPLPPQSPTYQNREAIEETIAKSSSSGGGGKMPSLNNNLSELDTLLQDLSNARYNADYQERENRVSSGGMNGDSNPMLRSPSSMSTSRPTVDSLLEELSTAVPNGDYPLDGRVKVTIQETSTEIQPVYDGYPTRQHGSLNRSDTQKGYTNGHTASNATKELDDLMASLSEFKINSGSHQHQTVTDSPYAKPNKATKSSQSPLPPEGTQTRIHITETHTTHHYQQQLGEPYPPPPAATQTKQNQLDSMLGNLQADMSRQGVNTTQKGCCSACEKPIVGQVITALGKTWHPEHFTCTHCNQELGTRNFFEREGQPYCESDYHNLFSPRCAYCNGPILDKCVTALEKTWHTEHFFCAQCGKQFGEEGFHERDGKPYCREDYFDMFAPKCGGCERAIMENYISALNSQWHPDCFVCRDCRQKFQGGSFFDHEGLPYCETHYHAKRGSLCAGCHKPITGRCITAMFRKFHPEHFVCAFCLKQLNKGTFKEQNDKPYCHGCFDKLFG
- the Pax gene encoding paxillin isoform X1 — translated: MAMDRTMYGKVDPGAIYQPYKITVKKGSPPGYALLADLQNTVSSEGNHVGSNATPGYGSLNGARTTPYRSYDNRTSPLPPQSPTYQNREAIEETIAKSSSSGGGGKMPSLNNNLSELDTLLQDLSNARYNADYQERENRVSSGGMNGDSNPMLRSPSSMSTSRPTVDSLLEELSTAVPNGDYPLDGRVKVTIQETSTEIQPVYDGYPTRQHGSLNRSDTQKGYTNGHTASNATKELDDLMASLSEFKINSGSHQHQTVTDSPYAKPNKATKSSQSPLPPEGTQTRIHITETHTTHHYQQQLGEPYPPPPAATQTKQNQLDSMLGNLQADMSRQGVNTTQKGCCSACEKPIVGQVITALGKTWHPEHFTCTHCNQELGTRNFFEREGQPYCESDYHNLFSPRCAYCNGPILDKCVTALEKTWHTEHFFCAQCGKQFGEEGFHERDGKPYCREDYFDMFAPKCGGCERAIMENYISALNSQWHPDCFVCRDCRQKFQGGSFFDHEGLPYCETHYHAKRGSLCAGCHKPITGRCITAMFRKFHPEHFVCAFCLKQLNKGTFKEQNDKPYCHGCFDKLFG